A window of the Candidatus Cloacimonadota bacterium genome harbors these coding sequences:
- a CDS encoding transposase — MNRNSQKRIYGDNIYFITCAVHDKIEFFKESQLCELWIQEIKLCKELKQFLLIAFCLIYDHFHLLIKPNNEIANYSKIMHFLKRNFSQNANKILGYVRLNDEGDNAPEGDNAHCLQWQIKMDNFVIQTRNKFLEKHGKYHNLPKFKWQKSFHDHIIRNQKDLANHWNYTMNNFLKHGLPENWQYTGLNYPELIDEID; from the coding sequence ATGAATAGAAATTCACAGAAACGCATTTACGGTGATAATATTTATTTCATCACCTGTGCTGTGCATGATAAAATTGAATTTTTCAAAGAATCTCAATTATGTGAATTATGGATACAGGAAATCAAATTATGCAAAGAATTGAAACAATTTTTATTAATCGCCTTTTGTTTGATTTACGATCATTTCCATTTATTGATTAAACCCAACAACGAGATTGCCAATTATTCGAAAATTATGCATTTTTTAAAACGAAATTTTTCACAAAATGCCAATAAAATTTTGGGTTATGTGCGATTAAATGATGAAGGCGACAATGCGCCCGAAGGCGACAATGCGCATTGTCTTCAATGGCAAATCAAAATGGATAATTTCGTTATTCAAACAAGAAATAAATTTCTCGAAAAACACGGAAAATATCACAATTTACCCAAATTCAAATGGCAAAAATCATTTCATGATCATATTATTCGAAATCAAAAGGATTTGGCAAATCATTGGAATTATACGATGAATAATTTTTTGAAACACGGGTTACCCGAAAATTGGCAATACACCGGATTGAATTACCCGGAGCTCATCGATGAAATCGATTGA